From Penicillium digitatum chromosome 5, complete sequence, one genomic window encodes:
- a CDS encoding Nuclear transport factor NTF-2, putative: MADFNAIAQQFVQFYYQTFDGNRAGLAGLYRDQSMLTFETSSVQGVSAITEKLSALPFQKVQHQIATFDAQPSSGDGIVVLVTGALLVDEEQKPMNYTQCFKLQPDGAGSYFVLNDVFRLIYSAQ, from the exons ACTTCAACGCTATTGCTC AGCAGTTTGTGCAATTCTACTACCAGACCTTCGACGGAAACCGCGCTGGCCTGGCTGGCCTCTAC CGTGACCAGTCTATGCTTACCTTCGAGACCAGCTCGGTCCAGGGTGTCTCTGCCATCACTGAGAAGCTCAGC GCTTTGCCCTTCCAGAAGGTTCAGCACCAGATTGCTACCTTCGACGCCCAGCCCTCCAGCGGAGATGGCATTGTTGTCCTGGTTACTGGCGCTCTCCTC GTCGATGAGGAGCAGAAGCCCATGAACTACACCCAGTGCTTCAAGCTGCAGCCCGATGGTGCCGGAAGCTACTTCGTGCTCAACGACGTCTTCCGTCTGATCTACAGCGCCCAGTAA